The DNA window atatcattttattatgaAATGTCTAAATTATCCACTTTGAATAACTTAATAACAAGATATTTAGACAAAATGAtctaaaatgtataaattaagtgatatagtAAGTACAAAAGTCTAAGCTTATAAGAGAAAGCATTCAAATTTGCAAACAACTAGTAATACTAAATAATGAAGTGTTGgataagaaagaaagagattAGTAATAACTAATCTCCAACTGTTTTTTCAAGagaaaattacaataaatagaCACCAAATCATTGAGTAAAATGGGCAAATGTAATAGTTttgacataataataataataattaataataatagtaagcCACAGTCAATCATTCATTCATCTTGGGCCATAGATTCAATTTCTCTTTACAAGTAGTAGTTCTTCATCCAAATATCCTGCCTGAACCCACAAACAAACACTCAAACCGAAGAAATGCGTAAGCGTGCTAAATTTGGCATAAGCACGGCTTGATTGTTGGTAGATTTGGCTGCAGCAATTTCTTCCATTCGCCTCCAAGTGGATTCGCGCTTTACCTTTGCCTCTTCTTCCTTCAGTTCGTCTTCTTGAAACTTTGCGGTGCATTCTTTGAATAAATCTGAATCGAAGTCAAAGAAAATCTTGCGAACATTCAGTGTCAAACTGTGGACAGCTTGATTCCAGTGATTTTGAGCATTTTTCTCCAGTGCTGGGAATATAATTGGAAGAACAACCCTTCGATTTTGCTTTATCAAGTTGTCAATGTGATCATTGTTCCACAAGAATAAGGCTCTTTCTGCCACCTGCAAATAAATATGATTGTTTTAGCAGTAGTCTGTAGACTACTGGATTTTCAATGATTTTGAAAGTTTATTCTCCAAAAAGGTACACACATATCATACACAGAAGTTAGTAGTAGAAAAACTAAATAAGCAAGTTCCACATCATCCTAATATGGATCTAAACAGGATGGCCTCATTTTGATCACATTTGACAACTAAACTTAGGCCACTATTGATGAAAGATTTTTTGGATTTCATCCGAATAACCCCTTATCTcattatcaatcaaatcatccCCCATTTTAAAGGTATACAAGAAATGATTATTTCATAAAGccctaaatcaaacaagctcacaAAGGACAGATTCTGGAAGTTCCTCATCTGGATCCAGAAACAATgacaaaagtgtttccaaatagagTATTCAAAACTTTATTTGTGGTGTCTCATCCAGATCCAGATTGAGATACCGAAACATAATAGTTTCCAAATATGCGTTATAACTTGCAACAACATTATACAAATCCAGAATCATGCTCCTAGATCTAACCAATCAATCTCTATATTAAACCTGAACTTTGGATGCCAAAAAAGTGACTAGACTTTGGTTTTCTATCACATTGAAATGTCAGAGACATAAAAGAAAGCCACTAAACCCATTCTATATTGCAGAGAATCAAACACGATATAGAACTCGAAGTCAATGCTCCATGTTATGGAGAAAGATTATCTTGAAGACCTATCATAGCAACAGAAGGTCAAACAACTAGAAATATGCAAAAGTATCAAACATAAGACAAAACTATGATCGGATGGCCATATTCTCGGCCAAGAATAGCTAAAGAATGAAGCATAGGACTTTTCtttatttaggttaaatattTCATCACCAATCTCCTCgtcaatcacatcattcaaatcgCCAACCAAAATACCCTATAATATACCTCTCTTTTTCTTATTATACTATATTTAAAAGGGGATTTGGTACTAGAATCTCAAATAACCCGGTTATTTGAATGTGCGCAGCAAACAAcgtcattttcaaataacccaagatcaaaaaAGGCCTTTACAGAACCAAACTACTAAGACACCAAAGATTGGCTAAAAAAGATTAGAGTGAAAAAGACGGAACCTGGAAATGCAAACTATTCAAGCAACGAGCAATTTGTCTGAACAGTGGTACCATGCAGCGTTGGAATTCGGGAGGTTGAGTTAATTCAAGAACTTCTTCCAACTCATTCAAAAATAACACTTCCTTCGAACTGTTGGTGACCGGCCAATACTTTAACAAACCCCTAATAACTGTATCAGCGAGCTTGCAGTCTTTCTCTACAAATTGAGTAATACAATAGGACAATTGCTGGTGATACATGGCTAAACATTTTGGTTTGTGCAGAGGAATTAAAGCTCTTACAAGAAAGAGCTTATGTTCTTCTTTGAGTGGCAAGGCAAATCCATTAATGATACTCCCCAAGATCTCCAAAAGTTCGGCAATCCCATTATGCTTTTCCGTctcaaaaatgaaattatagaaTATGTTATTTATAGCTTTCCTGATGTAAGGCCGATGCACCATGAACTTCCCGTAGATCCTATGTAGTATCGTCTTCAAGTATTCCCTTTCTCTAGGATCCTCAGAATCAAACAGATCCAGCAATTTAAGGACAAAGGAATGATCTATATACCTTTTAGCCAGCTTAGCATCGGTTTCAGGCGAAACGAGAAACCTTAGAAGATATTCGTATACAATCTGTAAATGAGGCCAAGCAGGATCCATGGCAGGCTCATCTTCTTCCAAATCGTAAGCTTCCAATACTTTGTTCTCACGTGGTTGAGGAGTGGGTGCTCTGAATATATTAGCTGATACCATCTTCACAGCCTCTTGCATAACATTCTCTGGGAATTTCCCATTCGCAGAAGTGACATAATCTACTAGCTCCAGTAATGTCTGACGCTTAATCTCTTTTTCCTTGATATTCTTAGTAGGATCGGTGAAATCGAATATGACAGAACACATGTTAAGCTTTCTGATGAAAAGATTCTGCTTCTCAGAGTTTGGAACATCCCGAAAACCTGGCAGTGCTTCATAAGTAAAGATTGGATTTCTGTTCAGTCTGGTGTTTATACCAACTGATCCTTGATTTTGGACTGCGTTAGAACCAGAATATTGGCTGGAAACTGGTCTGCTAATTGCCTCTCCAGTTTTGCTATTTCCGTTATTGTTATTCTTTGAGTTGGCATAAGCGTTTGAAGATGATAAACTATTTCCTGACAATTCATGGTTGCCTCCTGATTTCGAGCTCTTTCGAGGAAGCTTGCTAAGGAACTGCTTGAACATATCTGGGCTTAATCAACAAAAACCCACCCTAAAGCAGacaaaccaaaacaaaacaaaacaaaaatatgaagGTCTAAGAAGATACACAATATTGGACGGAGTAGcaaaaaaagtaaattttgGTACGAATATGTCTCACCCAGAATCACATGTATTTGCTAATTGAAACATGGGGAAAAGAAAGCCCCCATTCTCATCTGAAAAGCGAGGAATCGAAAGTCAAATCTACAGATCAGCTTCAATCACCACGAATGTCTCGATCAAACCAAACAGAAAACCCTTTGTTTATCTTTCAGATATAAACTCCCAAAGAATCCGCTTATTGTCCCACCTTTTGCTTAAtctttagaagaagaagaagaaaaaaaaaaaaagataaagctTTAACTTACGAATCAACTCAAAATTCGCAGAAGAAATTCGAAAGCAGAAATCGACAATATCGCCTTCCTATATCCTTTAGAAGCAGTAGAAATCGAATCGATTAATGATATTACCCTGACTCGGCGTTGATCTCAACTCAACCTCAATCTTGTTTTATAGAAAAGTTGAAACATAAACAGAATTCCGATCAGGGTACCAACGAAAACGAAAGAGATGAGCCACTGAGCAGTAATAAGTTACAGATGTCGATGGAATAATAGAAGGAACATGTAAAAAGTAGAAAGAATCAAATGaaaagagagagggagagaatGGGCGATGATGACGCTTACAGATGAGATGAACTTGTTCGTAGGTGTAAAGCTTAGTTCTTTATGGCCGCCCCAACCAAAGATTTTCTTCTTCCCTCTTTCTTCACTTGTTCGTCCGAACAATGTTGACTTAGTAATGAATCGCACCTTTTTAATGCAATTGAGTTTGTGGGTCGTAGTAAAATCATCTGTTCTTCCTTGGTACGGCTTCCATTTTATTAGGTCAAAATAAGCAATAAAGAATACCATTGGTAAAATTTTGGTTCAAACCCACAAATTTCCATAAACAAACATCACTTGGTTGCAGAAAAATCttcataatatcatttttatgaaattttattttcttaagatTCTCtccttttttctttctattttcattCATTGTTTCAATTCATCCTCAAGTCAAAGACAATATTTGAAAATGGTTAATGTCAACTctgaaatattttaacaattctttttgtTTTAACCATAATAACTTTCATatgatgttttaaaaaaaaaaaaaaaaccttaaactaAATCTTTtatcattgagttgttcatgtCTCTGGTCACAAGTTACTTgggattaaaatattattttataatatctcAACTAAaccaatataaaatttataccaaataaaattttatattttgtgaatTTTCTTAACAAGAAAAGAACAATTTTAACAAGACATCTCAAATTGTAAGTATTGTGAACTAAGAGTAAATAATGTCTCAGGTTGGTAAGGTCTAAATGAACCATGGActcaaaaagaagaaaataattcaaataggCTCAAAATTAAAACAGTAAATGCATTAAGAGTGAGTATCGCTATTTCTCTCCAAAAGTTACAACCAGAATTCAGCCTTACTCGAATCGGAAAAAAAATTTGGATACATACTCCCTTAGGGTGTGTCTAGTTAACCAAAATTCTACATTATTTAAGGATAACATGGAATTCTTAAAGCAACCAAAATTTGCTAGAGCTTCATAGACCTAAGACAGTTCTGCTGTCGATAAATGCCTGTATCGACGGTTCTCTTCCCAGAAAATCTGATAGAATCTTGTGAGGGTCCTTTGAACCACCTTGAGCCAATACCTGTAAAATCAGTTCCAGCAAAGGAAGCAAGGAAAGAGAAATATCGATAATCAAGATCGTCTCCAGCAATGGAAGATTTACTTAGGTATAAATTGATGTGAATGATTTGATCTCACCTTAGACCTGAATTGCATGCCTACATGCTCATCCAAAAGATTATGATGAAATcttgaagaaaatatatcagCAGCAAGAACCTGTTGAAGAAAGGAACTTCCAGAAAAGGTTACAAATGAACAAGGTACTGCTTAAGTTATTAACATGCATATCAAGTATGCTAATAATTACAATCAGACCTCACTCCAAATACGACTATAGCAGGCTGCTTCATAGCCGAGAGCAGTGCGTGGGAAACATGAAGCAGGATTTGTTCCTTCTAACATTGGCAATCCAAGCA is part of the Impatiens glandulifera chromosome 1, dImpGla2.1, whole genome shotgun sequence genome and encodes:
- the LOC124922261 gene encoding serine/threonine protein phosphatase 2A 57 kDa regulatory subunit B' theta isoform-like, translated to MFKQFLSKLPRKSSKSGGNHELSGNSLSSSNAYANSKNNNNGNSKTGEAISRPVSSQYSGSNAVQNQGSVGINTRLNRNPIFTYEALPGFRDVPNSEKQNLFIRKLNMCSVIFDFTDPTKNIKEKEIKRQTLLELVDYVTSANGKFPENVMQEAVKMVSANIFRAPTPQPRENKVLEAYDLEEDEPAMDPAWPHLQIVYEYLLRFLVSPETDAKLAKRYIDHSFVLKLLDLFDSEDPREREYLKTILHRIYGKFMVHRPYIRKAINNIFYNFIFETEKHNGIAELLEILGSIINGFALPLKEEHKLFLVRALIPLHKPKCLAMYHQQLSYCITQFVEKDCKLADTVIRGLLKYWPVTNSSKEVLFLNELEEVLELTQPPEFQRCMVPLFRQIARCLNSLHFQVAERALFLWNNDHIDNLIKQNRRVVLPIIFPALEKNAQNHWNQAVHSLTLNVRKIFFDFDSDLFKECTAKFQEDELKEEEAKVKRESTWRRMEEIAAAKSTNNQAVLMPNLARLRISSV